One window of the Bos indicus isolate NIAB-ARS_2022 breed Sahiwal x Tharparkar chromosome 15, NIAB-ARS_B.indTharparkar_mat_pri_1.0, whole genome shotgun sequence genome contains the following:
- the LOC109569268 gene encoding olfactory receptor 4X2-like: MANTHNVTEFIFLGLSSNPEVQKVCFVMFLLLYTAIVLGNFLIVLTVISSRSLGSPMYFFLSYLSFAEICYSSTTAPRLISDLLAERKAIPLWGCMSQVFFIHLFGGTEIFLLTVMAYDRYVAICKPLSYTTIISRQACALLVGAAWVGGFVHSLAQILLIFRLPFCGPNVIDHYFCDVLPLLKLACSDTVLIGLLIVANGGTLSVISFVVLLASYVVILLHLRTRSSAGQRKALSTCGAHVTVVTLFFGPCIFIYLRPSTTLSVDKTVAVFYTVITPLLNPVIYSLRNAEVKKAMRRLWVRAMKLEER, encoded by the coding sequence ATGGCTAACACACACAATGTGACAGAATTCATTTTCCTGGGACTTTCTTCCAATCCAGAGGTGCAGAAAGTCTGCTTTGTGATGTTTCTGCTCCTGTACACAGCCATTGTGCTGGGGAATTTCCTCATCGTCCTCACTGTCATAAGCAGCAGAAGCCTTGGctcccccatgtacttcttcctgagCTACCTGTCCTTTGCAGAGATCTGTTACTCCTCGACGACAGCCCCCAGACTCATCTCAGATCTGCTGGCTGAGAGGAAAGCCATACCTCTGTGGGGCTGCATGTCACAAGTTTTTTTTATCCACTTGTTTGGTGGCACTGAGATTTTCCTGCTcactgtgatggcctatgaccgctatgtggccatctgcaagcccctCAGCTACACCACCATCATTAGCCGGCAGGCATGTGCCCTCCTGGTGGGAGCAGCATGGGTGGGGGGCTTTGTGCATTCCTTGGCCCAAATCCTTCTCATCTTCCGCTTGCCCTTCTGTGGCCCCAATGTGATCGACCACTATTTCTGTGACGTGCTTCCCCTGCTCAAACTTGCCTGCTCTGACACCGTCCTCATTGGTCTTCTGATCGTTGCCAACGGGGGGACCCTGTCTGTGATCAGCTTCGTGGTCCTCTTAGCCTCCTATGTGGTCATCTTGCTCCATCTGAGGACTCGGAGCTCCGCGGGGCAGCGCAAGGCCCTGTCCACCTGTGGGGCCCACGTCACTGTGGTCACCTTGTTCTTTGGGCCCTGCATCTTCATCTATCTGAGACCTTCTACCACGCTGTCTGTGGACAAGACGGTGGCCGTGTTCTACACGGTGATCACCCCACTGCTCAACCCTGTCATCTACTCCCTGAGAAATGCTGAAGTGAAGAAGGCCATGAGGAGGCTGTGGGTCAGAGCAATGAAGCTAGAAGAGAGGTAG